Proteins from one Clostridium cellulovorans 743B genomic window:
- a CDS encoding gamma-glutamylcyclotransferase family protein: MTETQLSEEVEWLEENSHRPAFDRHGGLKVVEGYSPRKEGKQMKRYYLAYGSNLNVTQMRFRCPTARVVGTAVIEDYELLFKGSKSGSYLTIEPKEGAKVPVAVWSVEEEDEAALDRYEGFPTFYYKKEMQIVVTGIKSKKERLRDAFVYIMHEDRPFGIPTWNYVQTCITGYNTFKFDQSLLMNAIRKSRKELGI; encoded by the coding sequence TTGACGGAGACACAGCTTTCCGAAGAGGTCGAGTGGCTTGAAGAGAATAGCCACAGGCCTGCCTTTGACCGCCACGGCGGTCTTAAGGTGGTAGAAGGGTATAGCCCTAGAAAGGAAGGAAAGCAGATGAAACGATATTATTTAGCCTACGGCAGCAACTTGAATGTAACGCAGATGAGATTTCGATGCCCAACAGCAAGGGTGGTTGGAACAGCAGTAATTGAGGATTACGAACTTTTATTTAAGGGTAGCAAGTCCGGTTCTTATCTTACGATTGAACCAAAGGAAGGTGCGAAAGTACCTGTTGCAGTTTGGTCGGTGGAAGAAGAGGATGAGGCTGCACTTGACCGATACGAAGGATTCCCAACCTTTTATTATAAAAAGGAAATGCAGATTGTGGTAACAGGCATTAAAAGTAAAAAAGAACGATTGAGAGACGCTTTTGTTTACATCATGCACGAGGACAGACCATTTGGGATACCAACATGGAATTATGTGCAGACCTGCATCACAGGATATAACACCTTTAAATTCGACCAAAGCCTTCTGATGAACGCAATCAGAAAAAGCAGAAAGGAGCTTGGAATATAA
- a CDS encoding amidoligase family protein, with protein MNEKTARQIEEMKKQTIGVEVEMNNIKREKAAKLAAGFFGTNRFEYTDGRNGYCTWSAWDEQGREWKFQRDVSIAGADSEKCELVTPILTYADIEKLQELIRILRKAGAKSDATRGCGVHIHIGANGHTPQSLRNLANIMASHESLLADALKLDRGRMNRYCRTVDPRFLEQLNRRKPKTMSALADIWYNSQNAGYGRNHHYNDSRYHMLNLHATFTKGTVEFRLFQFEAPANGKQNGLHAGQLKAYIQLCLALSQLAKEVRSASAKPQQTENPKYAMRTWLLRLGFIGDEFKTARDLYTKRLDGDTAFRRGRVA; from the coding sequence ATGAACGAAAAAACAGCAAGACAGATTGAAGAAATGAAGAAACAGACCATCGGAGTTGAGGTTGAGATGAACAACATCAAAAGAGAAAAGGCAGCAAAACTTGCAGCCGGATTTTTCGGAACCAACCGATTTGAATACACAGATGGAAGAAACGGATACTGCACTTGGTCAGCATGGGACGAGCAGGGAAGAGAATGGAAATTTCAAAGAGACGTAAGCATTGCAGGAGCAGACAGCGAGAAATGCGAATTGGTAACGCCAATCCTTACCTACGCAGACATCGAAAAACTGCAGGAACTCATCCGAATTTTAAGAAAGGCTGGAGCAAAGAGCGATGCCACAAGAGGATGCGGAGTTCACATCCACATCGGAGCAAACGGACACACACCACAGAGCCTTAGAAACTTGGCAAACATTATGGCGAGCCACGAAAGCCTTTTAGCAGATGCCTTAAAACTTGACCGAGGCAGAATGAACAGATATTGCAGAACGGTTGACCCACGATTTTTGGAACAGCTTAACAGAAGAAAACCAAAAACCATGTCGGCATTGGCAGACATTTGGTACAACAGCCAAAACGCAGGTTACGGCAGAAACCACCATTACAACGACAGCCGATACCACATGTTAAACCTTCACGCAACTTTCACAAAGGGAACGGTTGAATTTCGACTTTTCCAATTCGAAGCACCTGCAAACGGAAAGCAGAACGGCTTACACGCAGGACAGCTTAAAGCTTACATTCAGCTTTGCCTCGCACTTAGCCAATTGGCAAAGGAAGTAAGGTCAGCAAGTGCAAAGCCACAGCAGACCGAAAATCCAAAATACGCAATGAGAACTTGGCTCCTTCGCCTTGGATTTATTGGGGATGAATTCAAAACAGCAAGAGACCTTTATACGAAGAGACTTGACGGAGACACAGCTTTCCGAAGAGGTCGAGTGGCTTGA
- a CDS encoding DNA cytosine methyltransferase, translating into MSRTLTLGSLFDGSAGFPLGGLISGITPLWASEIEPFPVRVTTKRLPQVEHLGDITTLNGSTLAPVDIITFGSPCQDMSVAGKRDGLGGSRSSLFYEAIRIIKEMREATNGKYPRFIVWENVPGAFSSNKGEDFRAVLEEICKVKDEQVSVPRPSKWENAGEILGDGYSVAWRLFDAQFWGVPQRRKRIYLVADFAGGCAGKILFESESVSGYSAKSRQPWKATAGDTSEGIGETGTDRLMFENHSQDTRYTGPLEVAQTVSSTYGTGGNNQPFVVETPKVYGICAKESNSMKSDNPNSGFYEADTARCLDANGGNPSCNQGGMAVVSLQGSMIGRKDENGPQGDGISEDVSFTLNTVDKHAVVYAIDREAFNCGQNFARVPGITDDGINSTLNAQGPSAVAVPTFSSSKASFFTNAEEELANTLVATDYKDPPIINDVKTASGKDVFGTLAASMGEKQWLGNQEAFSGDYHIVEPEYIVRRLTPTECARLQGFPDWWCDDLETENPTKEEIAWWKNVFSVHAKAMGKKIKPKTDSQIIKWLKNPHSDSAEYKMWGNGVALPNVVFVLSGINYYAKCE; encoded by the coding sequence ATGAGTAGAACTTTAACGCTTGGCAGTCTTTTTGATGGCTCGGCGGGATTTCCTTTAGGAGGCTTGATTTCCGGTATAACCCCTTTGTGGGCATCGGAGATTGAGCCTTTTCCTGTTCGTGTCACAACAAAGAGACTGCCACAGGTGGAACATTTGGGAGACATTACTACCTTAAATGGTAGTACACTTGCTCCCGTAGATATCATAACTTTTGGAAGCCCATGTCAGGATATGTCCGTGGCAGGGAAAAGAGATGGCTTGGGCGGTTCACGCTCAAGTCTTTTTTATGAAGCAATCAGAATCATTAAAGAAATGAGGGAGGCAACCAATGGAAAATATCCAAGATTTATCGTCTGGGAAAATGTCCCAGGAGCATTCTCCAGTAACAAAGGAGAAGACTTCCGTGCAGTCCTCGAAGAAATCTGCAAAGTCAAAGACGAGCAAGTGTCTGTTCCTAGACCTTCAAAGTGGGAAAACGCAGGAGAAATCTTGGGAGATGGTTACTCAGTCGCATGGAGATTATTCGATGCACAGTTTTGGGGAGTACCCCAACGAAGAAAGCGTATCTACCTTGTCGCAGATTTTGCAGGTGGGTGTGCAGGAAAAATACTATTTGAGTCAGAAAGCGTGTCTGGGTATTCTGCGAAGAGCCGCCAGCCGTGGAAAGCAACTGCCGGAGATACTTCAGAAGGCATTGGAGAAACAGGCACAGACCGCTTGATGTTTGAGAATCACAGTCAGGACACGAGATATACCGGTCCCTTGGAAGTAGCACAGACAGTTTCGTCTACTTATGGAACTGGTGGAAATAATCAGCCATTTGTGGTTGAGACACCAAAGGTGTATGGTATCTGTGCCAAAGAGAGTAATTCCATGAAATCGGATAATCCGAACAGCGGATTTTATGAAGCTGATACAGCACGTTGCTTGGATGCCAATGGAGGAAATCCATCGTGCAATCAAGGCGGTATGGCTGTGGTTTCATTACAGGGCTCCATGATTGGAAGGAAGGATGAGAACGGTCCACAGGGTGATGGAATCAGTGAGGATGTCTCATTCACATTAAATACAGTTGATAAACACGCAGTTGTTTATGCCATTGACAGAGAGGCTTTTAACTGTGGTCAGAATTTTGCAAGAGTTCCGGGCATTACGGATGATGGGATTAATTCCACATTAAATGCACAGGGACCAAGTGCAGTAGCAGTTCCTACCTTTAGTTCAAGTAAAGCATCATTCTTTACGAATGCAGAGGAAGAGCTGGCAAACACATTAGTGGCTACAGATTATAAAGACCCACCGATTATAAACGATGTCAAAACGGCATCGGGCAAGGATGTATTTGGAACGCTTGCTGCAAGTATGGGAGAGAAACAATGGCTCGGCAATCAAGAGGCTTTCAGCGGTGACTATCATATCGTTGAGCCTGAGTATATTGTCAGAAGGCTCACTCCAACAGAGTGTGCGAGATTACAAGGATTTCCTGATTGGTGGTGCGATGATCTGGAAACAGAGAATCCGACTAAAGAGGAGATTGCTTGGTGGAAGAATGTATTTTCTGTTCATGCGAAAGCAATGGGCAAGAAGATAAAGCCGAAAACAGACAGCCAGATTATCAAATGGCTTAAGAATCCACATTCCGATTCTGCGGAATATAAGATGTGGGGTAACGGTGTAGCCTTACCGAATGTGGTATTCGTTTTATCGGGCATAAATTATTATGCCAAATGTGAGTAG
- a CDS encoding site-specific DNA-methyltransferase translates to MQTTTEMKLVSIDKLIPYVNNARTHNAEQINKLRASLREFGFINPVIIDGDYNIIAGHGRVMAAKEEHIEEVPCVLADHLTPAQKKAYIIADNRMAQDAGWDEELLRIEIEALQAEAFDIGLTGFEEQEIADLFGTEDDKVEDDDFDLNDALEKAAFVKRGDVWQVGRHRLMCGDATSEEDVATLMDGKKANLIVSDPPYGVSFQSSDGLTIQNDSIKGEEFYNFLLQAFKNMAAHLEKGGAAYIFHADTEGLNFRRAFQDAGFHLAGCCIWVKNSLVLGRSDYQWQHEPVLYGFLQNGKHPWYSDRSQTTIWNFDKPKRNKNHPTSKPLDLLAYPIGNSSQANGIVVDTFGGSGSTLMACEQTNRICHTMELDEKYASVILRRYVEDTGDADNVYVIRDGEQIPYSALVVEVEGSNE, encoded by the coding sequence ATGCAGACTACAACAGAAATGAAACTTGTATCAATTGACAAATTGATACCTTATGTGAATAATGCCCGTACCCATAATGCAGAGCAGATAAATAAACTTCGTGCTTCGCTCCGTGAGTTCGGGTTCATCAACCCTGTCATCATTGATGGGGATTACAATATCATTGCAGGTCACGGAAGAGTGATGGCAGCCAAAGAGGAGCATATTGAGGAAGTTCCGTGTGTTTTAGCTGACCATCTTACCCCGGCACAAAAGAAAGCATATATCATTGCCGACAACAGAATGGCACAGGATGCAGGCTGGGATGAAGAACTCTTGCGTATTGAAATCGAAGCCTTACAGGCAGAGGCTTTCGATATCGGACTTACAGGTTTTGAGGAACAGGAAATTGCAGACCTTTTTGGTACGGAAGATGACAAAGTCGAAGATGATGATTTCGATTTAAACGATGCACTTGAAAAGGCTGCCTTCGTAAAAAGAGGAGATGTCTGGCAGGTTGGCAGACACAGACTTATGTGTGGAGATGCCACAAGTGAGGAAGATGTGGCAACGCTGATGGATGGTAAGAAAGCAAACCTTATCGTATCAGACCCACCATACGGTGTATCTTTCCAAAGTTCCGATGGCCTTACTATTCAGAACGACAGTATCAAAGGCGAGGAATTTTATAACTTCCTGTTACAGGCATTTAAGAACATGGCAGCACATCTTGAAAAAGGTGGAGCTGCTTATATTTTTCACGCAGATACAGAAGGCTTGAATTTCCGTAGGGCATTTCAGGATGCAGGATTTCATTTGGCAGGCTGTTGCATTTGGGTTAAGAACTCCTTAGTTCTTGGGCGTTCTGATTATCAGTGGCAGCACGAACCTGTGCTTTACGGATTTTTACAGAATGGAAAACATCCGTGGTATTCTGACCGTTCGCAGACAACCATTTGGAACTTCGATAAGCCAAAGAGAAATAAAAACCATCCTACTTCAAAACCACTTGATTTGCTTGCATACCCTATTGGTAATTCGAGTCAGGCAAATGGAATTGTAGTAGATACCTTTGGTGGTAGTGGTTCAACGCTTATGGCATGTGAGCAGACAAATCGTATCTGTCATACGATGGAACTGGATGAAAAGTACGCATCCGTGATTCTCCGCAGATATGTGGAGGACACAGGAGACGCAGACAATGTGTATGTCATTCGAGATGGAGAGCAGATTCCATATTCTGCTTTGGTAGTAGAAGTGGAGGGCAGCAATGAGTAG
- a CDS encoding S-adenosylmethionine synthetase N-terminal domain-containing protein, whose product MIEKVNPSHPDKVADRIAGAIVDLAYETEENPKIAVEVLIGHDVCHAIIETSAHIVEEVVKQAIKRIAGEMKTDIVIVPQDVHLSHNQSVEVRCGDNGIFKGMPLTKEQRTLSEIAREIYEEYPTDGKYILDGSRLIICQSNADRTKLEEKYSFAEVNPIGDWTGGTDVDTGATNRKLGSDMADAVTGGGLHGKDLSKADVSLNIHAFLKAQKTGKPVEICCAIGDVMIGGIPYAEIVEEARAFIRSIGGFEKFAEWGLY is encoded by the coding sequence ATGATTGAAAAAGTAAATCCAAGCCATCCGGACAAGGTGGCTGACAGAATAGCAGGAGCCATTGTTGATTTGGCTTATGAAACAGAAGAAAATCCTAAGATTGCAGTTGAGGTCTTAATTGGACATGATGTGTGCCATGCGATTATCGAAACCTCTGCTCATATTGTTGAGGAAGTAGTGAAACAGGCAATCAAGCGTATTGCAGGAGAAATGAAAACTGATATTGTGATTGTTCCACAGGATGTGCATCTTTCACATAATCAGTCGGTAGAGGTTCGTTGTGGAGATAATGGTATCTTCAAAGGTATGCCTCTTACAAAGGAACAGAGAACTCTGTCTGAAATTGCCCGTGAGATTTATGAGGAGTATCCGACTGATGGTAAATACATCCTTGATGGCAGCAGACTTATTATCTGTCAGAGCAATGCAGACAGAACTAAGCTGGAAGAGAAATACAGCTTTGCGGAAGTAAACCCTATCGGTGACTGGACTGGTGGTACGGATGTAGATACAGGTGCTACCAATCGAAAGCTAGGCTCTGATATGGCTGATGCAGTAACAGGTGGTGGATTACATGGTAAGGATTTGTCGAAAGCAGATGTGTCTTTAAACATCCATGCATTCTTGAAAGCACAGAAAACAGGAAAGCCTGTGGAAATTTGCTGTGCAATTGGTGATGTGATGATTGGCGGCATTCCTTATGCAGAAATCGTAGAAGAAGCGAGAGCATTTATTCGTTCCATCGGTGGCTTTGAGAAGTTTGCCGAATGGGGATTGTATTAG
- a CDS encoding P27 family phage terminase small subunit has translation MAKDGTNRGGARVGAGRKSKALVDKMNDGQSATVISLPDPPTFTGEDVPPIKDYLTSKQKAGKDLCAAEVYKETWNWLKERGCERLVNIQLIEQYAMSVSRWIQCEECISEFGFLAKHPTTGNAIASPYVAMSQQYMKQVNQIWYQIFQVVKENCSVEFSGATPQDDVMERLLRTRKGI, from the coding sequence ATGGCAAAAGACGGAACAAACCGTGGCGGTGCCCGTGTAGGAGCAGGTCGAAAGTCCAAGGCTTTGGTCGACAAAATGAACGATGGACAGTCAGCTACCGTTATTTCATTACCAGACCCGCCTACATTCACAGGCGAGGATGTTCCGCCAATCAAAGATTATTTAACATCCAAACAGAAAGCTGGCAAAGACCTCTGTGCAGCAGAGGTGTATAAGGAAACTTGGAACTGGCTGAAAGAGAGAGGCTGTGAAAGACTCGTTAACATACAGCTTATAGAACAGTATGCGATGAGCGTGTCCCGTTGGATCCAATGTGAGGAATGCATAAGTGAATTTGGCTTCCTTGCAAAGCACCCAACTACAGGAAATGCCATAGCCAGTCCGTATGTTGCGATGTCGCAGCAGTACATGAAACAAGTGAATCAGATTTGGTATCAGATTTTTCAAGTGGTAAAGGAGAACTGCTCGGTGGAATTTTCCGGGGCAACACCACAGGACGATGTGATGGAAAGACTCCTTCGTACACGGAAAGGAATATAA
- a CDS encoding HNH endonuclease, giving the protein MPKKPKRPCSKPGCPNLTYGRFCEQHQKEENKRYETYDRDKAAVNRRYGRVWKRIRDSYVKSHPMCEKCLEKGLYVPVEEVHHIKPLAEGGTHDRSNLISLCKSCHSRIHAERGDRWHKNSG; this is encoded by the coding sequence ATGCCCAAGAAGCCAAAACGTCCGTGTTCCAAGCCGGGATGTCCCAACCTTACATACGGAAGGTTCTGTGAGCAACATCAAAAGGAAGAGAACAAACGCTACGAGACTTACGACAGAGACAAAGCTGCTGTAAACCGTAGGTACGGACGAGTGTGGAAAAGGATAAGGGACTCTTATGTGAAGAGCCACCCAATGTGTGAGAAGTGTTTGGAGAAAGGATTGTACGTTCCTGTGGAAGAAGTACACCACATCAAACCTTTGGCAGAAGGTGGAACACATGACAGAAGCAACCTTATTTCTTTATGTAAGTCTTGCCATTCAAGAATCCACGCAGAACGAGGAGACCGTTGGCATAAGAACAGCGGGTAG
- a CDS encoding sigma factor-like helix-turn-helix DNA-binding protein — MTVREYLSQAYRLEQRIALLKEEIDTLRELASSVGSPGLEEHYNATKNTDAPYIKTLLKIDEYEREYMEKLESLLVTKKEIMEVIGTLENHDEQIVLTYRYIKNYTWSQIGDVLHADERTIRRWHDRAINKISCP, encoded by the coding sequence ATGACAGTAAGAGAATATTTAAGCCAAGCCTATCGTTTGGAACAAAGAATCGCCCTTTTGAAAGAGGAGATTGATACATTAAGAGAACTGGCATCATCGGTTGGAAGTCCTGGTCTTGAAGAACATTATAATGCGACTAAAAATACAGATGCCCCATATATCAAGACCCTGCTTAAGATTGATGAGTACGAAAGGGAGTATATGGAGAAGTTGGAAAGCCTCCTTGTTACGAAGAAGGAAATCATGGAGGTTATCGGTACATTGGAGAACCACGATGAACAGATAGTTTTGACCTACCGTTATATCAAAAACTATACGTGGTCACAGATTGGGGATGTCCTTCACGCTGATGAAAGAACCATTAGAAGATGGCACGATAGGGCAATAAATAAAATAAGTTGTCCGTAA
- a CDS encoding DEAD/DEAH box helicase, producing the protein MRLCYKPHAYQEYAIEFIKKNPIAAILLDMGMGKSSITLTAIMELMYDSFEVSKVLIIAPLRVAKHTWSGEIEKWEHLKGLRYSIVVGTVAQRKKALQKDADIYIINRENVPWLIEQSGQPFDYDMVVIDELSSFKNWQSKRFRSLMKVRPMVKRMVGLTGTPSSNGMMDLFAEYKVLDMGARLGRFIGQYRLNYFKPDRVNGPIVYSYKLLPGAEQQIYEKIDDITISMKATDYLEMPSLLSTEYPVYLSASELDTYEEMKKDLVLSLPGGEITASNAASLSGKLSQMANGAVYTDDKSYIEFHDKKLDALEDIIEAANGQPLMVAYWYKHDLIRIEERLKSLGVQYQRLDSDASIEKWNRGELPVALVHPASAGHGLNLQSGGSTLVWFGITWSLELYQQTNARLYRQGQTASCVKIIHLISKGTIDERIVKALSDKDNTQAALIDAVKADLNQ; encoded by the coding sequence ATGAGATTATGCTATAAGCCTCATGCGTACCAAGAGTATGCGATTGAGTTTATAAAGAAAAATCCCATAGCAGCAATCCTGCTTGATATGGGTATGGGAAAGAGTAGTATTACCCTTACTGCCATCATGGAACTAATGTATGACAGCTTTGAGGTTTCCAAGGTTCTCATTATTGCACCCCTTCGTGTAGCAAAGCATACATGGAGCGGAGAGATAGAGAAATGGGAGCATCTCAAAGGATTACGCTATTCCATAGTGGTTGGAACAGTAGCACAACGAAAGAAAGCATTACAGAAGGATGCAGATATTTACATCATCAACCGTGAAAATGTACCGTGGCTGATTGAACAAAGTGGACAGCCCTTTGACTATGACATGGTTGTAATTGATGAACTATCTTCTTTTAAGAACTGGCAGTCCAAACGATTCCGTTCCCTTATGAAAGTAAGACCGATGGTTAAGAGAATGGTTGGTCTTACCGGAACACCGTCATCCAATGGCATGATGGACTTGTTTGCAGAATATAAGGTGCTTGATATGGGAGCAAGACTTGGAAGATTCATTGGTCAGTACCGACTGAATTACTTTAAGCCGGACAGGGTTAATGGACCTATTGTGTATTCCTACAAGCTGTTACCGGGAGCCGAGCAGCAGATTTATGAGAAGATTGATGATATCACAATCTCCATGAAAGCTACCGACTACTTGGAAATGCCTAGTCTTCTAAGTACGGAATATCCGGTATACCTTAGTGCAAGTGAACTGGATACATACGAAGAAATGAAAAAAGACCTTGTCTTAAGTCTCCCCGGTGGAGAAATTACAGCATCCAATGCTGCATCACTTTCAGGAAAGCTGTCGCAGATGGCTAACGGTGCAGTTTATACCGATGATAAAAGCTACATCGAATTCCATGATAAGAAGCTCGATGCTTTGGAAGATATTATCGAGGCAGCCAATGGTCAGCCACTTATGGTTGCTTATTGGTATAAGCACGACCTTATCCGAATTGAGGAAAGACTAAAATCCTTGGGAGTGCAGTATCAGCGTTTGGATTCAGATGCATCCATCGAAAAATGGAACAGGGGAGAACTTCCTGTGGCACTTGTGCATCCGGCATCAGCAGGTCACGGCCTTAATCTTCAAAGTGGTGGTTCAACTCTTGTGTGGTTCGGAATCACATGGTCGTTGGAATTATACCAACAGACAAATGCCCGTCTGTATAGACAAGGTCAGACGGCAAGTTGTGTAAAAATCATCCACCTTATATCCAAGGGTACGATAGATGAACGAATCGTAAAAGCGTTGTCTGATAAGGACAATACACAGGCGGCTTTAATCGATGCGGTTAAAGCAGACCTAAATCAATGA
- a CDS encoding VRR-NUC domain-containing protein — protein sequence MREKQIEKKLITEVKKRGGICPKWVSPGFDGVPDRIVLLPGGKFAFVEVKAPGEKPRPLQVSRHKLLRRLGFRVYVLDDMSQIGGILDEIML from the coding sequence ATGCGAGAGAAACAGATAGAAAAGAAGTTAATCACGGAAGTGAAAAAGCGTGGTGGCATTTGTCCTAAGTGGGTGTCCCCAGGATTTGATGGGGTTCCAGACCGAATTGTCTTATTACCTGGTGGAAAGTTTGCCTTTGTGGAAGTTAAGGCTCCGGGAGAGAAACCAAGACCTTTACAGGTTTCAAGACACAAGCTACTACGCAGATTAGGATTCCGTGTGTATGTGTTGGACGATATGAGCCAGATTGGAGGAATATTAGATGAGATTATGCTATAA